One Mycolicibacterium parafortuitum DNA segment encodes these proteins:
- the sucC gene encoding ADP-forming succinate--CoA ligase subunit beta, with the protein MDLFEYQAKELFAKHNVPTTPGRVTDSAEDAKAIATEIGKPVMVKAQVKVGGRGKAGGVKYAATPEDAFTHAQNILGLDIKGHVVKKLLVAEASDIAEEYYISFLLDRSNRTYLAMCSVEGGMEIEEVAATKPERLAKVPVDAVKGVDLAFAREIAEKGHLPAEVLDAAAVTIAKLWEVFTKEDATLVEVNPLVRTPDDQILALDGKVTLDANADFRQPGHAEFEDKDATDPLELKAKENDLNYVKLDGEVGIIGNGAGLVMSTLDVVAYAGEAHGGVKPANFLDIGGGASAEVMAAGLDVILGDSQVKSVFVNVFGGITACDAVANGIVKALQILGDEANKPLVVRLDGNNVDEGRRILAEANHPLVIQADTMDSGADKAAELANK; encoded by the coding sequence ATGGACCTCTTCGAGTATCAGGCGAAAGAGCTGTTCGCCAAGCACAACGTTCCCACCACGCCCGGCCGCGTCACCGACAGCGCCGAGGACGCGAAAGCCATCGCCACCGAAATCGGCAAGCCCGTCATGGTCAAGGCGCAGGTCAAGGTCGGCGGCCGCGGCAAGGCCGGTGGCGTGAAGTACGCCGCGACCCCCGAGGACGCGTTCACCCACGCACAGAACATCCTCGGCCTCGACATCAAGGGCCACGTGGTCAAGAAGCTGCTCGTGGCCGAGGCCAGCGACATCGCCGAGGAGTACTACATCTCCTTCCTGCTCGATCGCTCCAACCGCACCTACCTGGCCATGTGCTCGGTCGAGGGTGGCATGGAGATCGAAGAGGTCGCCGCGACCAAGCCCGAACGGCTGGCCAAGGTGCCCGTCGACGCCGTCAAGGGTGTCGATCTGGCGTTCGCCCGTGAGATCGCCGAGAAGGGCCACCTGCCCGCCGAGGTGCTCGACGCCGCCGCGGTCACCATCGCCAAGCTGTGGGAGGTGTTCACCAAGGAGGACGCCACCCTGGTCGAGGTGAACCCGCTCGTGCGCACCCCCGACGATCAGATCCTCGCCCTGGACGGCAAGGTCACCCTGGACGCCAACGCCGACTTCCGCCAGCCCGGCCACGCCGAGTTCGAAGACAAGGACGCCACCGATCCGCTCGAGCTCAAGGCCAAGGAGAACGACCTCAACTACGTCAAGCTCGACGGCGAGGTCGGCATCATCGGCAACGGCGCGGGCCTGGTCATGTCGACGCTGGACGTCGTCGCCTACGCCGGTGAGGCCCACGGCGGCGTGAAGCCGGCCAACTTCCTCGACATCGGCGGCGGCGCATCGGCCGAGGTGATGGCCGCCGGCCTGGACGTGATCCTGGGCGACAGCCAGGTCAAGAGCGTGTTCGTGAACGTCTTCGGCGGCATCACCGCCTGCGACGCGGTCGCCAACGGCATCGTCAAGGCGCTGCAGATCCTCGGTGACGAGGCCAACAAGCCGCTCGTGGTCCGCCTCGACGGCAACAACGTCGACGAAGGCCGGCGCATCCTGGCCGAAGCCAACCACCCGCTGGTGATCCAGGCCGACACCATGGATTCGGGTGCCGACAAGGCCGCTGAGCTGGCCAACAAGTAG